TTTGCTTAGCGTAATAGTTTTATATGTGGGACCCAAAAAATGAATGTGAAGGTAGGAaactattaatattaaatattaatacatGTTTTAGAGGTTTCAGCAAACATTATAAGTGAAACTAACCTGGAACATGGGAGCCAACCGCTGAGAGACACAGCGGCACTAAGGTTTATTGGGTACCGATTTCCGTTCCCGTATTGCCCAAGAGATCGACACGTTGCAGAGTAGAGAGCCACAGCTGCACCCATGCTGAAGCCTGCAACACCGAGTTTAACTGTATTTTGAAGCATAACACACAAAACAAAACAGGTTAGCGATATGGATAAAGTGTTAAAAGTCCAATGGTGTCATATGTTTCTGTTTTTGAGCAGTAATCATAAGCACAAAATTGTATCATGTGGATCTAGCTATTCTTATGAATAGCGGTTTTTTAACAGagctaagatatatatatatatatatatatatatatatatatatatatatatatatatatatatatatatatatatatatatatatatatatatatatggggacgTACCATCATCTGGTTCACTAGTCAACAGATTAGCAACATGTGCTGCGGAAGCATCCAACCCATCCAAATCGTCACAAGCGTCTTCTGACATGCTTGTCATATTAAACCCTGATGCATATAATGTTATGAAGGTGTCATTTACTACATAATCATTGACTGCAAATCTTAAGATGGCAAATAAACATACATGCAGTACAAGGGTAACCCCCAAATAGTGTTACTTGACGAGTTGGGGCACTTGGGCAGATCCACTTGATCTAAAGCATACAAAAGAAATCTCAAGTTACTTATCATGTGATAACTGCGCGCATGAGAAAGGTAGAAATTTGATTCCTTACATGTGGAAGATGAAAAGTTTCCAAGATTTGAGTCCAACTGATACAAATAAGAAAAAAGATCGATATGAAAGTTTATCTGCAGCTAATTCTGTAAAAATAAGAATGTGATTGTTTTGCTTTAATCATGAAAAGGCGAAGGAGAATATCAATCAATGAGCTTTTATGCCACATGTTGGTTCAAGTGGACGTGGACAGTAGGGTGTGGACGCTGTTGAAGCTAAACACATGGTTGTGTGTGCACAAGTTCATTTTATTCGATAATACAGAATCATTATATTTGGTCTTTGAGGACCACCTAAGTCTCAGAAAGAGAGTCAAGATTCAAACATAGCGCACTTTTcatatatttaaactttaattggcACAAAACTTTTAGATGTTTTGTCTTCAAAAAGTTTATATTCAAAAGGATTTCTTATTAAAACGTCGTCAAAAGACAAAATTTCGTAAAGCAGAGTTAATTACTAGAATGGATTAATGAAAAGATGCATAAATAGTTAATCACCTTGATCCTTTTTCACCAATTCCATGTAACCAAACTATAGTTGCTTTGTGAGTTCCTTTAGGCATCACCACAAAAGTCCTTCCAAACTCCACATTTCTTCTCATAGTTCTACTCCCTGAAtacaaaatataattaatattattattaaatcttcacAACAGTTTTAAATAGTTTATCTTCGAGGGCATCCGCCAAGTAATAAAAGCAGCGATTAAAAAAAAAGCAATAGAAAGAGACTCCATGCAAAGACTTCTTTTTGACTTACTATACATAGTGTTTTTTTAGGACAATGAATTGATGATACTTAGGTTGTGGTGTTGTTTGTTTTGCAGTTTTCAGATCTTATTATGTCATATGTCTGCACCTTCCCAGATATTTTTACTACAAACTATTTGTTTTTCTGAATAAGATAAAATAATATCTTGACTTAGAAATATGCTACCAAGTGTTGCATACAGAATTAAGTTATTTTACAAACATAAAAATAAAATGTTTTCACTATTTATATTTATACAGACTTTTAGGccacattttttttttacaaacatgaAAACATCTTTAAAAAAAACAGTACCTTAATGAGTTAAAGACATAAATAGTACTAACCTGAATCGCGGTTAGAGGTGTTGTAGCTCATTGTGTTAAACTCTGCGTCACTAATCAATGCACTTGATGACTAATATTAAACAAATCAAAAGAGCACCCTGCGGTTAAATCCTATGATTATGCGTGTCTATTTATAATAACAATTGGCTGCTGATACATGATCTGAATCAGCTATGTCTACACTAGTTAGGCACTGCCTGAAACCACCTACCGAACTAGAATCAGATAACAAAAAGGTGCGCGCATCCGAAAAGAAAGAATAATAATGTTCGAATCTTGTTGTTTTTACTTTAGATATCTAAAACAAGAAATGGAAAATGGAAAATGTAAGCCATAATGTGTCACTCATGAGGCTGCTATGGATATGTTTAGAATATATTCTGTAGCCAGTTGGTCCAAATAAAAGGTGTTTGATATATGATATTATGTGAACACCATTTCCACATGATAAACAAGATGTTACCTCATTTATTCTGATATAGTGACTTATATATAGCGACATTCTGTGCTTATACAGCACCCGCAAATAGGGAATATTACAGGTAAGTAAGTTTGATACAGTTAAAAAGATGATGTGCATTACAATATAGATCTCGTTTCTAAGCACCTTCTTTCAAGCAATATCAGGAAATACATTAATAGGTACAAAATACTATGATAATGACCACATTTGTCGCGCTAAAATGTGTTAACGCGTATATGGACGTACAAAATAATATGTATACACAATTGCAGAATTTTTTTTCAACACTTTTATTTTTTATCACAATTCCTACAACTTATCCTACAGAATGTGTAGGATCACACATGTTTACAGATTGTCTCTTAATGAAACTTGAACTTATAACCACCTACTATTAAGAAGGGCAAATAGCCCAAAAAGTTAACACAAAAGCCAAATTTTTCCAACAAAAGAAATTTTGCTTTTCTCATTGCCCGTGATTTACATTTGGTGCGAAGAGGGTTCATCTGATTGATGAAGTGGCGTCTATGTGGATGAACATGTGAACGAATATTACCTTTATTGAACATTTTTTAAAATTATAACCCTTTCATTGCATCAAATCAAATTCCCAATTCTTTTTGGACAATGAGAATAATGACATTTCCTTTATTGGAGAATTTTGGCTGTGTTAccttttttaacttttttttcctattaagaaatataattaaaattaatttgTAGCATTTATATGAACACATTCAAGCTGCCAATTGTGCTTTATAAATTAAGGTGATGATGAATTTTCTTTAACAAATATCTCCTGTCAAGAACACCCCTGTCCAGATGAAATTTACAAATCCATTATATTCATATACCTGTACCAACACTATAATAAAGGTGGCAAATTCCATATATTTATTGGAAAACCGAATATAAGTTGTTTACGCCTCTTATATAAGCATTCCTATCATTATCTATCTTGAAAATGACATATATGTTTGTAcacttttaaagtttaaaattagcATATTTGATTTGTTCCAAG
The window above is part of the Rutidosis leptorrhynchoides isolate AG116_Rl617_1_P2 chromosome 1, CSIRO_AGI_Rlap_v1, whole genome shotgun sequence genome. Proteins encoded here:
- the LOC139864236 gene encoding uncharacterized protein, which gives rise to MSYNTSNRDSGSRTMRRNVEFGRTFVVMPKGTHKATIVWLHGIGEKGSSWTQILETFHLPHIKWICPSAPTRQVTLFGGYPCTAWFNMTSMSEDACDDLDGLDASAAHVANLLTSEPDDVKLGVAGFSMGAAVALYSATCRSLGQYGNGNRYPINLSAAVSLSGWLPCSRNLRNRIEASHEAARRAAYLPILICHGRVDDVVEYKLGEKSAQNMFSAGFQNLTFRAYNGLGHHTIIEEINDVCSWLNAYLGA